In Acidobacteriota bacterium, the following proteins share a genomic window:
- a CDS encoding phage holin family protein → MTRIVLQIALNGLALYLIAHLVPGIGHQGDLPTLLFAGLAIGLLNCLVKPFLTLFSLPLLIVTLGLFYLVINGLLLRLAAWLVPGFEVAGWLPAILGGAVLAVVNALIRGWSRKKSGAGGPS, encoded by the coding sequence GTGACCCGCATCGTCCTCCAAATCGCCCTCAACGGCCTCGCCCTCTATCTGATCGCCCATCTGGTGCCCGGCATCGGCCACCAGGGCGACCTGCCGACGCTGCTCTTCGCCGGCCTCGCCATCGGTCTGCTCAACTGTCTGGTCAAGCCCTTCCTGACGCTCTTCTCGCTGCCGCTGCTGATCGTCACGCTGGGCCTTTTCTATCTCGTGATCAACGGTCTTCTGCTGCGCCTTGCCGCCTGGCTGGTTCCAGGCTTCGAGGTCGCCGGTTGGCTGCCGGCGATCCTCGGCGGTGCGGTGCTGGCGGTGGTGAATGCGCTGATCCGCGGCTGGAGCCGAAAGAAGAGCGGCGCTGGAGGTCCTTCGTGA
- the queD gene encoding 6-carboxytetrahydropterin synthase QueD, giving the protein MYTVFKDFTFAAAHFIVGHQGGCENLHGHNYRVRVFAAAESLDELGMVVDFANLKAVMAQVLDPFDHRVINDIPPFDQRSTTAESLASFVHGEVARRLSDDRVTIPRVEVWENDTSCAIYEP; this is encoded by the coding sequence ATGTATACCGTTTTCAAAGACTTCACCTTCGCGGCGGCGCACTTCATCGTGGGGCACCAGGGCGGCTGTGAAAACCTCCACGGTCACAACTACCGGGTGCGGGTCTTCGCCGCCGCCGAGAGCCTCGACGAGCTCGGCATGGTGGTCGATTTCGCCAACCTCAAGGCGGTCATGGCGCAGGTGCTCGATCCCTTCGATCACCGGGTGATCAACGACATCCCACCCTTCGACCAACGCAGCACCACCGCGGAGAGCCTGGCGTCCTTTGTTCACGGCGAGGTGGCTCGGCGGCTGAGCGACGATCGGGTGACCATTCCGCGGGTGGAGGTGTGGGAGAACGACACCTCCTGCGCCATCTACGAGCCATGA
- a CDS encoding SDR family NAD(P)-dependent oxidoreductase, translating into MSKTAIVTGASSGIGAATAGALRRAGFEVVLGARRQQPLEDTASAIGARCHPLDVTDAASVAAFCAHLEEVHLLVNNAGGAWGLDAVESASDERWEWMYRTNVLGTLAMTRQLLPKLVASGDGQIVNVGSTAGFEVYPGGAGYTAAKHALRALTGTLRLELLGQPVRVTAVNPGLVETEFSLVRFDGDAERAAAVYAGMNPLTAEDVAECIAWAATRPSHVNIDEIVVRPRDQATSTQVHREPPPTP; encoded by the coding sequence GTGAGCAAAACCGCCATCGTCACCGGTGCCAGCTCGGGCATCGGAGCCGCGACCGCTGGAGCGCTCCGCCGAGCCGGCTTCGAGGTCGTCCTCGGCGCCCGCCGCCAGCAGCCCCTGGAAGACACCGCCAGCGCCATCGGAGCGCGCTGCCACCCCCTCGACGTCACCGACGCGGCGAGCGTTGCCGCCTTCTGCGCCCACCTCGAGGAGGTTCACCTGCTGGTCAACAACGCCGGCGGCGCCTGGGGTCTCGACGCCGTCGAATCGGCCTCCGACGAGCGTTGGGAGTGGATGTACCGCACCAACGTCCTCGGCACCCTCGCCATGACCCGCCAGCTGCTTCCCAAGCTGGTGGCCTCGGGCGACGGTCAGATCGTCAATGTCGGCTCGACGGCGGGCTTCGAGGTCTACCCCGGTGGCGCCGGCTACACCGCCGCCAAGCACGCCCTGCGCGCTCTCACCGGCACGCTGCGGCTCGAGCTCCTCGGCCAGCCGGTGCGGGTGACGGCGGTCAATCCTGGGCTGGTGGAGACCGAGTTTTCGCTGGTGCGCTTCGATGGCGACGCCGAACGCGCCGCCGCCGTTTACGCCGGCATGAATCCGCTGACCGCCGAGGACGTCGCCGAGTGCATCGCCTGGGCCGCCACCCGGCCGAGCCACGTCAACATCGACGAGATCGTCGTCCGCCCACGCGATCAGGCGACGTCGACGCAGGTCCACCGGGAACCTCCGCCGACACCATGA
- a CDS encoding cytochrome c, protein MKPAATALLLLSAGSFLALACGPEDRSPPALYGYYCAQCHGDQGQGNPRLDRPNLDLRESTLLSGDRQDAHRRIAEGYKTMPSFRNRLSPAEIEALIDFTRRFRQDEPAIGDAPTEPNL, encoded by the coding sequence GTGAAGCCCGCCGCCACGGCCCTGCTCCTGCTCTCGGCCGGGTCCTTTCTCGCCCTCGCTTGCGGGCCCGAGGACCGCAGCCCGCCGGCTCTCTACGGCTATTACTGCGCCCAATGTCACGGCGACCAGGGGCAGGGCAATCCTCGCCTCGACCGCCCCAACCTCGACCTGCGGGAATCGACCCTGCTGAGCGGTGATCGCCAGGATGCCCATCGCCGAATCGCCGAGGGCTACAAGACCATGCCGTCTTTCCGTAACCGGTTGTCGCCGGCGGAGATCGAAGCCCTCATCGACTTCACCCGGCGATTCCGACAGGATGAGCCCGCGATCGGCGACGCGCCGACGGA
- the acnA gene encoding aconitate hydratase AcnA, whose protein sequence is MADTFGTHGSFTVDGESFAIARLPALEDRGRSIARLPYALKILLENLLRREDGLVVTIDDIEALIDWQPQAVPSQEIAFMPSRVLLQDFTGVPAVVDLAAMRDAMNELGGSPTKINPMQPVELVIDHSVQVDEYGKAAALLINSEKEFERNRERYAFLRWGQQAFDNFKVVPPETGIVHQVNLEYLARGVMVSPRDAASGRLPFAFPDTLVGTDSHTTMINGIGVLGWGVGGIEAEAAMLGQPISMLIPQVVGFRLEGRLPEGATATDLVLMVTEKLRAKGVVGKFVEFFGPGLTQLALADRATISNMAPEYGATCGLFPVDDVAIEYLRFTGRSESQVRLVETYYKEQGMFHTAATPDAEYSDTLGLDLSTVEPSLAGPKRPQDRIYLGAVKKSFEDGLGNLRGVAKGGGGRVAAAAGGGGTAVAEPVVSDDGSVFVTRGEEEIVLDHGSIVIAAITSCTNTSNPSVMVAAGLVAKNAVERGLEVKPWVKTSLAPGSKVVTRYLAEAGLTPFLEALKFHTVGYGCTTCIGNSGPLDGEISAGIHAGGLVCASVLSGNRNFEGRISPDVRANYLASPPLVVAYALAGRIDIDLYNEPLGTDRDGNDVYLKELWPSQEEIRTTVGRALRAEMFESEYSSVFAGDERWRALPVPEGETYAWDDDSTYVKLPPFFAGMGVEPPMVEDIHDARVLALLGDSITTDHISPAGAIKADSPAGKYLVERGVTPKDFNSYGSRRGNHEVMMRGTFANIRLRNKLVPEIEGGWTLHLPDGEPMTIFDASMKYQDAGVASIVLAGREYGTGSSRDWAAKGPRLLGVRAVIAASYERIHRSNLVGMGIAPLEFVDGQDAEALGLNGHEVYDIDGLAAGVAASFANGRRVQVTARRDNGETVEFEAKVRLDTPQEVLYYQHGGILHYVLRQLRG, encoded by the coding sequence ATGGCCGATACCTTCGGAACCCACGGATCCTTCACGGTCGACGGTGAGAGCTTCGCCATCGCCCGGCTGCCGGCACTGGAGGATCGCGGGCGGTCGATCGCGCGCCTCCCCTATGCCCTCAAGATCCTCCTCGAGAACTTGCTGCGCCGCGAAGACGGCCTGGTGGTGACGATCGACGATATCGAGGCGCTGATCGACTGGCAGCCGCAGGCGGTGCCGTCTCAGGAGATCGCCTTCATGCCGTCGCGGGTGCTGCTGCAGGACTTCACCGGCGTGCCGGCGGTAGTCGACTTGGCGGCGATGCGCGATGCCATGAACGAGCTCGGCGGCAGTCCGACGAAGATCAATCCGATGCAGCCGGTCGAGCTGGTGATCGATCACTCGGTGCAGGTCGACGAGTACGGCAAGGCGGCGGCGCTGCTGATCAACTCCGAGAAAGAGTTCGAGCGCAACCGCGAGCGCTACGCCTTCCTGCGCTGGGGGCAGCAGGCCTTCGACAACTTCAAGGTGGTGCCGCCGGAGACCGGCATCGTGCACCAGGTCAACCTCGAGTACCTGGCCCGGGGCGTGATGGTGTCGCCGCGGGACGCTGCTTCCGGGAGGCTTCCCTTCGCTTTCCCGGACACCCTCGTCGGCACCGATTCCCACACCACCATGATCAACGGTATCGGCGTTCTCGGCTGGGGCGTCGGCGGCATCGAAGCGGAGGCGGCGATGCTCGGCCAGCCGATCTCGATGCTGATTCCGCAGGTCGTCGGCTTCCGCCTCGAGGGTCGCCTGCCGGAAGGTGCAACGGCCACCGATCTGGTGCTGATGGTCACCGAGAAGCTGCGCGCCAAGGGGGTGGTGGGCAAGTTCGTCGAATTCTTCGGTCCTGGCCTTACTCAGCTGGCGCTGGCGGACCGCGCCACCATCAGCAATATGGCCCCCGAGTACGGTGCCACCTGCGGCCTGTTCCCGGTGGACGACGTCGCCATCGAGTACCTACGTTTCACCGGCCGCTCCGAGAGCCAGGTCCGTCTGGTCGAGACCTACTACAAGGAACAGGGCATGTTCCACACGGCCGCCACCCCGGATGCCGAGTACAGCGACACGCTGGGCCTCGATCTGAGCACCGTCGAGCCATCCCTGGCGGGCCCCAAGCGGCCGCAGGACCGCATCTACCTCGGGGCCGTCAAGAAGTCCTTCGAGGATGGCCTCGGCAATCTGCGGGGAGTTGCCAAGGGCGGCGGTGGCCGCGTCGCGGCGGCCGCTGGCGGCGGCGGGACGGCCGTCGCCGAACCGGTGGTGTCGGACGACGGCTCGGTCTTCGTCACCCGCGGCGAAGAAGAGATCGTGCTCGATCACGGATCGATCGTGATCGCCGCGATCACGAGCTGCACCAACACCTCGAACCCTTCGGTGATGGTGGCCGCCGGATTGGTGGCGAAGAATGCCGTCGAACGGGGACTCGAGGTCAAGCCGTGGGTCAAGACCAGCTTGGCGCCGGGGTCCAAGGTGGTGACCCGCTATCTCGCCGAAGCCGGCCTCACGCCCTTTCTCGAAGCCTTGAAGTTCCACACGGTGGGCTATGGCTGCACCACCTGCATCGGCAACAGTGGTCCCCTCGACGGGGAGATCTCGGCCGGCATCCACGCCGGTGGATTGGTCTGTGCCTCGGTGCTGTCGGGCAACCGCAACTTCGAAGGTCGCATCAGTCCCGACGTGCGCGCCAACTACTTGGCCTCGCCGCCCCTGGTGGTGGCCTACGCTCTGGCCGGCCGCATCGACATCGATCTCTACAACGAGCCCCTCGGGACCGATCGCGACGGTAACGATGTCTATCTCAAAGAGCTCTGGCCGAGCCAGGAGGAGATTCGCACCACCGTCGGCAGGGCCTTGCGGGCGGAAATGTTCGAGAGCGAGTACAGCAGTGTCTTCGCCGGGGACGAACGCTGGCGGGCGCTGCCGGTGCCGGAGGGTGAGACCTACGCCTGGGACGACGACTCCACCTACGTCAAGCTGCCGCCGTTTTTTGCCGGCATGGGAGTCGAGCCGCCGATGGTCGAGGACATCCACGATGCTCGCGTGTTGGCACTCCTCGGCGACAGCATCACCACCGATCACATCTCGCCGGCCGGCGCCATCAAGGCCGACAGCCCGGCGGGCAAATACCTGGTCGAGCGCGGCGTGACGCCCAAGGACTTCAACTCCTACGGCTCCCGCCGCGGCAACCACGAAGTGATGATGCGCGGCACCTTCGCCAACATCCGTCTGCGCAACAAGCTGGTGCCGGAGATCGAGGGCGGCTGGACCCTCCACCTGCCGGACGGCGAACCGATGACCATCTTCGATGCCTCGATGAAGTATCAAGACGCCGGCGTCGCTTCTATCGTGCTCGCCGGTCGAGAGTACGGCACCGGCTCCTCCCGCGACTGGGCCGCCAAAGGGCCTCGGCTCCTCGGCGTGCGCGCCGTCATCGCCGCCAGCTACGAGCGCATCCACCGCAGCAACCTGGTCGGCATGGGCATCGCCCCTCTCGAGTTCGTCGATGGCCAGGATGCCGAAGCCCTGGGCCTCAACGGCCACGAGGTCTACGACATCGATGGCCTCGCCGCCGGTGTCGCCGCCAGCTTCGCCAACGGTCGCCGGGTCCAGGTCACCGCCCGCCGCGACAACGGCGAAACCGTCGAGTTCGAAGCCAAAGTGCGCCTCGACACACCGCAGGAGGTGTTGTACTACCAGCACGGCGGCATCCTGCATTACGTCCTGCGTCAGCTCAGGGGGTAG
- a CDS encoding radical SAM protein: protein MTTTSAQRPVSEVRRLPATQRLRIHEIFYSLQGESTAIGRPCVLVRLTGCQMRCRWCDTEYAFYEGDWRSLDDVLKEVEGYGCPLVEVTGGEPLLQRGARPLMTALCDRGYEVLLETGGGVDISDVDPRVRRIVDVKCPGSGEAENNHWPNLDLLTARDEIKMVICDEADYLWARDLLRRLEGRGRLAEIGAVHLSPVHGELDAPALAEWILRDRLPVRLALQLHKLLWGADQRGV from the coding sequence ATGACCACCACCTCGGCCCAGCGGCCGGTCTCCGAAGTGAGGCGGTTGCCAGCGACGCAGCGGCTGCGGATTCACGAGATCTTCTACTCGCTGCAGGGTGAGTCGACGGCCATCGGTCGGCCTTGCGTCCTGGTGCGCTTGACCGGTTGTCAGATGCGCTGCCGCTGGTGCGACACGGAGTACGCCTTCTACGAAGGGGATTGGCGCTCCCTCGACGACGTGCTGAAGGAGGTCGAAGGCTATGGCTGCCCGCTGGTCGAGGTCACCGGCGGCGAGCCCCTCCTGCAGCGCGGCGCCCGTCCCCTGATGACGGCCCTCTGCGATCGCGGCTACGAAGTGCTGCTCGAGACCGGCGGCGGCGTCGACATCAGCGATGTCGACCCGCGGGTGCGACGGATCGTCGACGTCAAGTGCCCGGGCAGCGGTGAGGCCGAGAATAACCACTGGCCCAACCTCGATCTTCTGACGGCGCGCGACGAGATCAAGATGGTGATCTGCGACGAAGCCGACTACCTCTGGGCGCGGGATCTGCTGCGTCGTCTCGAGGGCCGCGGCCGCCTGGCCGAGATCGGGGCGGTTCACCTGTCTCCGGTGCACGGCGAGCTCGACGCCCCCGCCCTCGCCGAGTGGATCTTGCGGGACCGCCTGCCGGTGCGTCTCGCGCTGCAGCTCCACAAGCTTCTCTGGGGAGCGGACCAGCGCGGCGTATAG
- a CDS encoding NUDIX hydrolase — protein MTKKKKKRQRAGKKGKLRHEHSAGGLVVREQEILLISLQDGRRWQLPKGHIEKGETLEQTALREVLEETGIEGRVIAPLPHIEYRFPHRRREVLKRVDYFLLEFIGGSTANFDPEEVSGAAWFPWQEGIERLTFDNERSVACAGIDRWREHLAEAAS, from the coding sequence ATGACGAAGAAAAAGAAAAAAAGGCAGCGTGCCGGCAAGAAGGGCAAGCTGCGCCATGAACACTCCGCGGGAGGCCTGGTGGTTCGCGAGCAGGAGATCCTCCTCATCTCGCTGCAAGACGGCCGCCGTTGGCAGCTCCCCAAGGGTCATATCGAGAAGGGCGAGACGCTCGAGCAGACGGCCCTCCGGGAAGTGCTCGAAGAGACCGGCATCGAGGGGCGCGTGATCGCTCCGCTGCCCCATATCGAGTACCGTTTCCCTCACCGACGCCGCGAAGTCCTCAAGCGGGTCGACTACTTCCTGCTCGAGTTCATCGGCGGCTCGACCGCCAACTTCGATCCCGAGGAGGTCTCCGGCGCCGCCTGGTTTCCGTGGCAAGAGGGCATCGAGCGGCTGACCTTCGACAACGAGCGCAGCGTCGCCTGCGCCGGCATCGACCGCTGGCGCGAGCATCTCGCCGAGGCCGCTTCGTGA
- a CDS encoding YqgE/AlgH family protein: protein MSQDRFELTPPVLLIAMPQVRDPDFLRSVVLLIEHTEEGSFGLVLNRVAPLQVREILKGLELAWQGDSASLAHFGGPVQQQLGTVLYGGQPLGPPEASRELAAGLSLTQHLEVLDLLAKTPPSDLRLFLGYAGWDDGQLISEIQRNDWLTTPLPPDFVFSDEPETMWEEAVRAAGVDPARLAWSQPADGDTAN from the coding sequence ATGTCGCAAGACCGCTTCGAGCTCACGCCTCCGGTTCTCCTGATCGCGATGCCGCAGGTGCGGGATCCGGACTTTCTGCGCTCCGTGGTGCTGCTCATCGAGCACACCGAGGAAGGCAGCTTCGGCTTGGTGTTGAATCGCGTCGCGCCGCTCCAAGTGCGCGAGATCCTCAAGGGCCTGGAGCTCGCCTGGCAGGGCGACTCGGCGAGTCTCGCCCATTTCGGTGGTCCGGTGCAGCAGCAGCTCGGGACCGTCCTCTACGGCGGTCAGCCGCTCGGCCCCCCAGAAGCCAGCCGCGAGCTGGCGGCGGGTCTCTCCCTGACCCAACACCTCGAAGTGCTCGACCTCCTCGCCAAGACACCGCCGAGCGATCTGCGGTTGTTCCTCGGCTACGCCGGCTGGGACGATGGACAATTGATCTCGGAGATTCAGCGCAACGACTGGCTGACCACACCGCTGCCGCCGGATTTCGTTTTCAGCGACGAGCCCGAAACCATGTGGGAGGAGGCGGTGCGCGCCGCCGGGGTCGATCCGGCTCGACTCGCTTGGTCCCAGCCGGCCGACGGTGACACCGCCAATTGA
- a CDS encoding c-type cytochrome translates to MKRASGYLLLSTGLAVGLTACDLLPKRSLGEQVWRKRCAECHGLDGAGNTPRYMGQPYADLLDDSWNYGSDEVAIESAIRDGILGKMPPSPELSRDEVRAVMEYLKELRRNR, encoded by the coding sequence ATGAAGCGAGCCTCTGGATACCTGTTGCTGAGCACCGGCCTCGCCGTCGGCCTCACCGCCTGCGACCTGCTGCCGAAGCGCTCCCTCGGCGAGCAGGTGTGGCGCAAGCGCTGCGCCGAGTGCCACGGTCTCGACGGCGCCGGCAACACGCCGCGCTATATGGGCCAGCCCTACGCCGACCTGCTCGACGACTCGTGGAATTACGGCAGCGACGAAGTCGCCATCGAATCCGCCATTCGCGACGGCATCCTCGGCAAGATGCCGCCGTCGCCGGAGCTCAGCCGGGACGAGGTGCGGGCGGTGATGGAGTACCTCAAGGAGCTGCGCCGCAACCGGTGA